In Gossypium arboreum isolate Shixiya-1 chromosome 6, ASM2569848v2, whole genome shotgun sequence, the following are encoded in one genomic region:
- the LOC108484690 gene encoding auxin-responsive protein IAA20-like isoform X2, with the protein MFPHHYLLPFHLLLINIPTLIPSNPDFLLSFVVFALILSRRSIYIHIYIYIYNSNCTFLLVVLMCMELQLGLAPPGSDTWSRPLLKLGLYEDINVNSKKRGFDHGYLEDEFSAASFKNYEKGLVGWPPVKTWRRKKLRCQVHNHMTAAENGCCGGRASNSTYVKVKMEGVVIARKIDISIHQSFETLTTTLMTMFDIFDENRRSFKLTYQDKEGDWLIAEDVPWR; encoded by the exons ATGTTCCCCCATCACTATCTGCTACCATTTCATCTTCTGTTAATTAATATCCCAACTTTGATACCAAGTAACCCagatttccttctttcttttgttGTCTTCGCTTTGATTCTCTCACGCCGtagcatatacatacatatatatatatatatatataatagcaaTTGCACTTTCCTTTTAGTTGTGTTAATGTGCATGGAACTCCAACTGGGACTCGCTCCTCCAGGTTCCGACACTTGGAGCCGGCCTTTGCTAAAACTGGGTTTATATGAAGACATTAATGTTAACAGCAAAAAACGTGGCTTTGATCATGGATATCTTGAAGACGAGTTTTCCGCTGCCAGTTTCAA gAACTATGAAAAGGGTCTAGTGGGGTGGCCGCCTGTGAAAACCTGGAGGAGGAAGAAGCTACGCTGCCAAGTTCACAACCACATGACAGCGGCGGAGAATGGGTGCTGCGGGGGTAGGGCTTCAAATTCCACGTACGTGAAGGTAAAGATGGAAGGAGTTGTAATTGCCAGGAAAATTGACATCAGCATCCATCAATCCTTTGAAACGCTTACAACCACACTCATGACAATGTTTGATATCT TTGATGAGAACCGGAGGAGCTTTAAACTGACTTATCAGGACAAAGAAGGTGACTGGTTGATTGCTGAAGATGTTCCCTGGag ATGA
- the LOC108484690 gene encoding auxin-responsive protein IAA20-like isoform X1: MCMELQLGLAPPGSDTWSRPLLKLGLYEDINVNSKKRGFDHGYLEDEFSAASFKNYEKGLVGWPPVKTWRRKKLRCQVHNHMTAAENGCCGGRASNSTYVKVKMEGVVIARKIDISIHQSFETLTTTLMTMFDIFDENRRSFKLTYQDKEGDWLIAEDVPWRTFVRSLKCLKLIRSKGYQLGSTSNYKISSAMFLLP, from the exons ATGTGCATGGAACTCCAACTGGGACTCGCTCCTCCAGGTTCCGACACTTGGAGCCGGCCTTTGCTAAAACTGGGTTTATATGAAGACATTAATGTTAACAGCAAAAAACGTGGCTTTGATCATGGATATCTTGAAGACGAGTTTTCCGCTGCCAGTTTCAA gAACTATGAAAAGGGTCTAGTGGGGTGGCCGCCTGTGAAAACCTGGAGGAGGAAGAAGCTACGCTGCCAAGTTCACAACCACATGACAGCGGCGGAGAATGGGTGCTGCGGGGGTAGGGCTTCAAATTCCACGTACGTGAAGGTAAAGATGGAAGGAGTTGTAATTGCCAGGAAAATTGACATCAGCATCCATCAATCCTTTGAAACGCTTACAACCACACTCATGACAATGTTTGATATCT TTGATGAGAACCGGAGGAGCTTTAAACTGACTTATCAGGACAAAGAAGGTGACTGGTTGATTGCTGAAGATGTTCCCTGGag GACCTTCGTTCGTTCATTAAAATGCCTGAAATTAATTAGAAGCAAAGGGTACCAATTGGGTTCCACgtcaaattataaaatatcatccgCCATGTTTCTGCTTCCTTAA